A stretch of [Clostridium] scindens DNA encodes these proteins:
- the nudC gene encoding NAD(+) diphosphatase has protein sequence MIQDIEPHEYRNEYQPLPPDEDSIFLAYSGRTILAAMEGRQIRFPTFGEMEAYMDRQKLYEDYTYLFAIDGMRFYLGNPLGISEEEQEIDFRTIKGYEMLDTQTLREGGPKYLNFAGVTGWQLHRWYTSRRYCGRCASPMVKDAKERMMFCPECHLMEYPKISPAVIIAVTDGNRILMSKYAGREYKKYALLAGFNEIGETIEETVKREVMEEVGLQVKNITYYKSQPWSFSDTLLLGFFCELDGEDKITLDQEELALAQWFEREEIPVKEDDLSLTNEMMIAFKNGRK, from the coding sequence ATGATACAGGATATTGAACCACATGAATACCGGAATGAATACCAGCCGCTGCCGCCGGATGAAGACAGCATCTTCCTCGCCTACAGTGGCAGGACTATCCTGGCGGCGATGGAAGGGCGGCAGATTCGTTTCCCTACATTTGGCGAAATGGAAGCCTATATGGACAGGCAGAAACTATACGAAGATTATACCTATCTATTTGCCATTGACGGGATGAGATTCTATCTGGGAAATCCGCTGGGCATCTCAGAAGAAGAGCAGGAGATCGATTTCAGGACGATCAAAGGATATGAAATGCTGGATACCCAGACTCTTCGGGAGGGAGGGCCAAAGTACCTGAACTTTGCCGGAGTCACCGGATGGCAGCTGCACAGATGGTATACCAGCAGAAGATACTGTGGAAGATGCGCAAGCCCAATGGTAAAGGACGCTAAAGAACGGATGATGTTCTGTCCCGAGTGCCATTTGATGGAATATCCGAAGATATCGCCGGCGGTCATCATCGCGGTGACTGATGGCAACAGAATCCTGATGTCCAAGTATGCCGGGCGGGAATATAAGAAATACGCCCTTTTGGCAGGATTCAACGAGATCGGAGAGACCATAGAGGAGACGGTAAAGAGAGAAGTCATGGAAGAGGTCGGCCTTCAGGTTAAGAATATTACCTATTATAAGAGCCAGCCCTGGTCTTTTTCCGATACGCTGCTTTTGGGATTCTTCTGCGAGCTGGACGGAGAGGATAAGATCACGCTGGATCAAGAGGAACTCGCGCTTGCCCAGTGGTTTGAGCGGGAGGAGATTCCGGTGAAGGAGGATGACTTAAGCCT
- a CDS encoding DNA gyrase/topoisomerase IV subunit A encodes MQDSQIIRTEYSDVMKKSYIDYAMSVIVARALPDVRDGLKPVQRRTLYDMYELGIRYDRPYRKCARIVGDTMGKYHPHGDSSIYESLVVMAQEFKKGMILVDGHGNFGSIEGDGAAAMRYTEARLAKITQEAYLADLDKDIVDFMPNFDETEKEPEVLPVRIPNLLVNGAEGIAVGMATSIPTHNLGEVIEAVKAYMKNDDISTKQLMKYIKGPDFPTGGIVVNKDELLNIYEAGSGKIKIRGKVEIEEMKGGKNRLVITEIPYTMIGAGIGKFLNDVCALVESKKTSDIVDISNQSSKEGIRIVIELKRGADVENLTNMLYKKTRLEDTFGVNMLAVANGRPETMGLKKIIEHHVDFQFELATRKYQNLLKKEQDRKEIQEGLIKACDVIDLIIEILRGSQSVKDAKACLTNGVTENIKFKSSISKKMAAMLRFTERQATAILEMRLYKLIGLELEALMKEHEETLKNIARYEDILNNYDSMAEVIIADLDKIKKEFARKRRTAIENAEEAVYEENKIEEQEVVFLMDRFGYAKTVDTNIYERNKEAADAENKHVLSCMNTGKLCIFTNTGKMHQVKVLDLPYGKFRDKGLPIDNVSNYDSTQENIVYICDAEQMRYARLLFATKQGMIKKVEGNEFQVAKRTIAATKLQPEDELISVQVITDNQQVVLQTKEGYFLRFPAQEVSEKKKGAIGVRGIKLRKNDELEHAYLFEEGTEAKIIFGEKEVTLNRLKVAKRDGNGTKAR; translated from the coding sequence ATGCAGGATTCACAAATCATAAGAACCGAATACTCTGATGTGATGAAGAAGTCATACATCGACTATGCCATGAGCGTCATCGTAGCAAGGGCCCTTCCGGATGTACGGGACGGGCTTAAGCCGGTTCAGAGGCGCACGCTCTACGACATGTACGAGCTGGGTATCCGGTATGACAGGCCCTATAGGAAATGCGCCCGTATCGTGGGGGATACCATGGGTAAATACCACCCCCACGGAGACAGTTCCATCTATGAATCCCTGGTCGTCATGGCCCAGGAATTCAAAAAAGGAATGATCCTTGTAGACGGGCACGGAAACTTCGGATCCATAGAAGGGGACGGCGCTGCAGCCATGCGTTATACAGAGGCGCGCCTGGCCAAGATCACCCAGGAGGCGTATCTTGCCGATCTGGACAAGGACATCGTGGACTTCATGCCCAACTTTGACGAGACGGAGAAGGAGCCGGAGGTGCTTCCGGTGAGGATACCCAATCTTCTGGTCAACGGGGCGGAAGGGATTGCAGTCGGAATGGCGACCAGCATCCCCACCCATAATCTGGGCGAAGTGATCGAGGCGGTCAAAGCCTATATGAAGAATGACGATATCAGCACGAAGCAGTTAATGAAATATATCAAGGGACCAGACTTCCCGACAGGGGGAATCGTGGTCAACAAGGACGAACTGCTGAATATCTACGAAGCAGGCAGCGGAAAGATCAAGATCCGCGGCAAAGTAGAGATCGAGGAGATGAAAGGCGGCAAGAACCGCCTGGTCATCACAGAGATTCCATATACCATGATCGGCGCGGGTATCGGCAAGTTCCTCAACGACGTCTGCGCTCTGGTGGAGAGCAAGAAGACCAGCGACATCGTGGACATATCCAACCAGTCATCCAAAGAGGGCATCCGCATCGTCATTGAACTGAAGCGGGGCGCGGATGTGGAGAATCTGACCAACATGCTCTATAAGAAGACCCGCCTGGAAGACACCTTTGGCGTTAATATGCTGGCGGTTGCGAACGGGCGGCCGGAGACGATGGGGCTTAAGAAGATTATCGAGCACCACGTGGACTTCCAGTTTGAACTGGCTACCAGGAAATACCAGAATCTTCTGAAAAAGGAGCAGGACAGAAAAGAGATCCAGGAAGGGCTGATCAAGGCCTGCGATGTGATTGACCTGATCATCGAGATCTTAAGGGGAAGCCAGTCCGTAAAAGATGCCAAAGCCTGCCTGACCAACGGGGTGACGGAGAATATCAAGTTCAAGTCCAGCATATCAAAGAAGATGGCAGCCATGCTGCGCTTTACAGAGAGACAGGCCACGGCGATCCTGGAGATGCGCTTATATAAATTGATCGGCCTGGAATTGGAAGCCCTGATGAAAGAGCATGAAGAGACGCTTAAGAACATCGCCAGGTATGAAGATATCCTGAACAACTATGATTCTATGGCGGAAGTCATCATAGCGGATCTGGACAAGATTAAAAAAGAATTTGCCAGAAAGAGGCGCACAGCCATTGAGAATGCCGAAGAGGCTGTTTATGAGGAAAATAAGATCGAGGAGCAGGAAGTCGTATTCCTGATGGACCGATTTGGCTATGCCAAGACGGTAGATACGAATATCTACGAGCGGAACAAAGAAGCCGCGGATGCGGAGAACAAGCATGTGCTTTCCTGCATGAACACAGGGAAACTGTGCATCTTTACAAATACTGGGAAGATGCATCAAGTCAAGGTGCTGGATCTGCCTTATGGAAAGTTCAGGGACAAGGGGCTTCCCATCGATAATGTAAGCAATTACGACAGCACCCAGGAAAACATCGTCTATATCTGCGACGCGGAACAGATGCGCTACGCAAGGCTGCTTTTTGCGACGAAGCAGGGGATGATTAAAAAAGTAGAAGGAAATGAATTTCAGGTGGCTAAGCGCACCATCGCGGCTACCAAGCTTCAGCCGGAGGACGAGCTGATCAGCGTGCAGGTGATTACCGACAACCAGCAGGTCGTCCTGCAGACCAAAGAGGGCTATTTCCTCCGCTTCCCGGCACAGGAAGTGTCCGAGAAGAAGAAAGGAGCCATCGGCGTCAGAGGGATCAAACTGCGGAAGAATGATGAATTGGAGCACGCGTACCTGTTTGAGGAAGGCACGGAGGCCAAGATCATCTTTGGAGAAAAGGAAGTGACGCTTAACCGTCTCAAAGTGGCAAAAAGAGACGGGAACGGCACAAAGGCCAGATAA
- a CDS encoding DNA gyrase/topoisomerase IV subunit B produces the protein MAKKNTYDADSISILEGLEAVRKRPGMYIGSVSTKGLNHLIYEIVDNAVDEHLAGYCSEIRVTLEKDGSATISDNGRGVPVDLHATGVSAERVVYTTLHAGGKFDDSAYKTSGGLHGVGSSVVNALSTYMDVEVSRDGYIHHDRYERGKPVIELEDGLLPPIGKTRKTGTKVNFLPDDAIFEKTRFRAEEVKSRMHETAYLNPALTIIFEDKRGSETEHIVYHEPEGILGFIEDLNSKKEAVHEPVYFKGESDGIEVEVAFQYVNEFHENVLGFCNNIYNAEGGTHLTGFKTTFTTVINQYSRELGILKEKDANFTGADIRNGMTAIISIKHPDPRFEGQTKTKLDNPDAAKACSKVTNDEIIRYFDRNLDNLKKVIGCAEKAAKIRKTEERAKTNLLTKQKYSFDSNGKLANCESKDAGKCEIFIVEGDSAGGSAKTARDRMYQAILPIRGKILNVEKASIDKVLANAEIKTMINAFGCGFSEGYGNDFDITKLRYDKIIIMADADVDGAHISTLLLTLFYRFMPELIYEGHVYIAMPPLYKAMPKKGEEEYLYDDKALERYRKTHDGPFTLQRYKGLGEMDAQQLWETTLNPETRMLKLVEIEDARMASGVTEMLMGTEVPPRRTFIYENATEAELDI, from the coding sequence ATGGCTAAGAAAAATACATACGATGCAGACAGTATTTCCATACTGGAAGGACTGGAAGCGGTACGGAAAAGGCCGGGAATGTATATAGGAAGCGTTTCCACCAAAGGATTGAACCATCTGATCTACGAGATTGTGGACAATGCGGTGGACGAGCATCTTGCAGGCTACTGCAGCGAGATCCGGGTGACGCTTGAAAAGGATGGGTCGGCGACCATCTCGGATAATGGGCGAGGCGTTCCGGTAGATCTTCACGCCACCGGAGTTTCCGCAGAGCGCGTGGTATATACGACGCTTCATGCCGGAGGAAAATTCGATGATTCTGCTTATAAGACCAGCGGAGGGCTTCACGGTGTCGGATCTTCCGTAGTCAACGCGCTGTCAACGTATATGGATGTGGAAGTCAGCCGTGACGGCTATATCCATCATGACAGGTATGAGAGAGGAAAGCCGGTGATCGAACTGGAGGACGGACTGCTCCCCCCCATAGGCAAGACCCGCAAGACAGGGACGAAGGTAAACTTTCTTCCAGATGACGCCATATTTGAGAAGACCAGGTTCCGGGCCGAAGAAGTCAAAAGCCGCATGCATGAGACCGCATATCTGAATCCTGCACTTACGATCATATTCGAAGATAAGCGGGGCAGCGAGACGGAGCATATCGTATACCATGAGCCGGAGGGAATCTTAGGATTCATAGAAGACCTCAATTCCAAGAAGGAAGCTGTCCACGAGCCCGTATATTTCAAAGGCGAGTCCGATGGTATCGAGGTGGAAGTGGCATTCCAGTATGTCAATGAATTCCATGAAAATGTCCTGGGCTTCTGTAACAATATCTATAACGCGGAAGGCGGAACCCACCTGACCGGATTCAAGACGACCTTTACCACAGTCATCAACCAGTATTCCAGGGAACTGGGGATCTTGAAGGAGAAGGATGCGAACTTCACAGGCGCGGATATCCGAAACGGTATGACGGCGATCATCTCCATCAAGCATCCGGATCCCCGATTTGAAGGACAGACGAAGACGAAATTGGACAACCCTGACGCGGCAAAAGCGTGTAGCAAGGTGACCAATGATGAGATCATCCGTTACTTTGACCGGAATCTGGATAATCTGAAGAAGGTGATCGGCTGCGCGGAGAAGGCGGCGAAGATCCGCAAGACGGAAGAGAGGGCCAAGACCAATCTTCTAACAAAGCAGAAGTATTCTTTTGACAGTAACGGGAAACTGGCAAACTGCGAGAGCAAGGACGCCGGGAAGTGCGAGATATTCATCGTGGAGGGAGACTCGGCCGGAGGTTCGGCCAAGACGGCCAGAGACCGGATGTACCAGGCGATCCTGCCCATCCGGGGAAAGATCTTAAATGTAGAAAAGGCCAGCATAGACAAGGTTCTGGCCAACGCGGAGATCAAGACGATGATCAATGCCTTCGGGTGCGGCTTTTCCGAAGGATATGGCAATGATTTCGATATTACGAAGCTGCGCTATGACAAGATCATCATCATGGCCGATGCGGATGTGGACGGCGCGCACATCTCTACGCTGCTATTAACCTTGTTCTACCGATTTATGCCGGAACTGATCTATGAAGGGCATGTGTATATTGCCATGCCGCCTCTGTATAAGGCTATGCCGAAAAAGGGAGAGGAAGAGTATCTCTATGACGACAAGGCGCTGGAGCGGTATCGCAAGACCCACGACGGCCCGTTCACCCTCCAGAGATATAAGGGACTTGGAGAGATGGATGCCCAGCAGCTCTGGGAGACCACTTTGAATCCGGAGACCAGGATGCTCAAACTGGTGGAGATCGAGGACGCCAGGATGGCATCCGGCGTGACAGAGATGCTGATGGGGACCGAGGTTCCCCCAAGAAGGACATTTATCTATGAAAATGCTACGGAAGCAGAACTGGATATATAG